The genomic window aactggtagtagtttcggctacgaggtctgaccggagacttaattctggtaccacggggagcaggagcccttggagttcgctccaacctgctcgtgcggactggccccttggggagtatcgtggtggttgtggtaaaaacccaaatcgcgggaagaactgactttttcagttgaatgtggagttgcattgcaaccgggtgccggacccaaagcacggcagaggttttagatgggcctcgaaccctaccaaggtggttagtgtgtccattccacactgccaattggtactgaaaatgctttgcattctcagggcgctgatcaacgcattgatttgatccgctgtgcttttgagcgccgtggagtaaggctgtcgtcagtaggtgcccacgtaaaacacaccggacgttgacCGGCCAACCtgccaacaaggaatactatttgttATGAGTTGTttacgcgaagctattcgtaaaaagaggacAGAGATATGGGTCGAACACTTTTGgttttttcacaataataatGCACTATCGCAttctgcattgattcttcgtgagtttttccataaatttttaacCAACATCGTACCGCAactaccgtattcacctgatttagctctTTTAGACAGTAaattcaaacgaccgctccggggaaaccgttttgagtcagatgaagacattaaacgttaATCGCATTGAGCATTGAAGTCTATTCTGGAAATTGGCTTTAACAACTGCTCCGAAgtttggaaaaaacgttggcacaagtgtttTGTGGGCAAGAGTGATTAATTTGAGGGGGCTGATAtagatttttaagaataaatttagaaaattaggaacaaagtcttactattttttgctcatagaaatacatacaaatatacatacatactgagcGCCATTCATGACTTCTGGTCTTACACCAAATATTCTCTGgatagccaaaaaaaaaacatccgtttgaaggcgagctaaattgGGAAAGCGActcatccctccccagggttgtgcgctgttTCTGGGGCCCGCTACGTAAAAAGCACCCCCAATTAACAGATCAAAAAAGCCTCGAATGACAGGCCTCCCTTTTGatcaatcttctataagagtgtacaactgtaCGCGTACGCTGATGACATCAAtattattggcctcaacactCTCGCCATTAGTTTTGCTTTcgccagaatggataaggaagcgaaacgCATGGGTCTGATtatgaacgaggacaagacgaaatatttcctgtcatcataCAAACAGTAGTCGCACTCGCTACTTGGCTTCCACGCCACTGTTAATTGTTAAAttataacttcaaagtcgtagataatttcgtctatcttgaaaccaatGCCAACAACCACGTCAGCCccgaaatccaaagcagaataactcttgccaacaggtgctactttgaactgagtaggcaattgagaagtaaagtcctctttcgacgaacaaagtccaaattctacaagtcactcactATCCCCATCCTGctacatggtgcagaggcatgaacgatgataACATTTGTCGATAGaactatgagctgtacgagatacgagtatacgacgaaattgacatagttcagcgaactaaTATGCAGCGGTTTTGCTctctaggtcatgtcgtccgaatggatagACACTCCAGCTGAGAGTGGAGAGGACCTAGCTATAATACTTGGAATTTTTAGttggcaccaaacagcgaaaaagaagaacgacagGCGCGctcttgtaaactcggctataatcgcgtaagcggtgtctacgacaaTATAGAAGATGAATATGTTACAGTGTtctgatatcggcggttccgtcAAATTAACagcatttgtatatttttataacaagaCTCTTTATTATAAAAAGACTTATAACTTTAACTGATTCTACGTGTCATAGAATAAAGGGATAGACCGACTCACCCACTACGTCTAGCTATTTTATGGTTTTTGTGGGGAAAATATGACATTCATGGGGAGTAAGTTTCCGGAGTATAACAGATTTAAAGCTCTTTATTAGTGATTTAAGTCTTATCGTTCATGGACCTAAAATCAAACATTGtatataaaatgcaaacaaGTTTGATGAATGGAcattggaaacccatcttctctgtatatttacgcaccaaaacagaaatcaaaaaattatgtttattaagttgcgcttcattaaaatatagaaatgtagaaaaatcgaaaataaataattttcgacacaaaatatttcaactttttttcgtttcaaaacacataatttcacgcaggacaacggctgcggggtcagctagtatttaatataatttccgaGTTATCTGTAAAAATAGTAACACAGTGCAGTTGGTAATAAAACGTTTAACTGCCCTATAGGCTAAATTTACATCAAATTGCTTAAGCCAAACATAGTGAACAAATATGCGGTTCTTGGTTGTGTACGCCCACAAAGCCTGGCTAACTTTCATTAAATGCTACTCCTCGCCTCGTTGTATTAAAGTAATTCGTGTGTCACCGTGTTACCTTTTCTACGGCACTGTTTCTTCTCTAATCTCTTTGCTTCTTAGAGCCCAAAATTTCGcatgtaagtatatgtgtatTCTAGATGTCAAACAACATCTTTTCATTCTTGCCACCCCGGATAGGAATTTTATTGCTCTTATGGGGTTGCTCTCTCCGGTATTTATTGCCTTACTACCGCCTTATAGACCACAAACAAATCTATGAAAGTACGCGTTAGTAGCTTCATTGTGCTGTGATTTTCATTGCCAAACCCAGCGCTTGTCTGAAAGCCATACACTTTGTAACTGAAATTCCACAAGGAAATGCAGTTACTACCTGCTGTGGACAGCTTGTCGTCCAGCAGAGTATCGTTTATGCGGTACACTCGTATCAAGACAGTTCTACGAAGTCTTAATGCTGTATTTCATGTTAATTTAAGAGACTTCCCTTATTTGAAGTTGATTTACTTTCAGTTCCCTTGAAGACCACCTTAATATTATACTGTTGGCTGTGTATGTAGTTTTGTCtactagtatatacatataaataagtgTATATAAGTAAGTGGTTACTTACCGGTCATGAATGATAGGCGTCGCATTGCTGGAAACGGATGATGGCCCGACGTATCCAATATATCCAGCTGATACACCTCATTGCGTATTCGATAAAGCTTGCGGTGGAAGTCTTCGATGGTCGGGGTGTATGCGTCGTCATAGCGATTACCCAAAAAACGTGCCACAATCGATGATTTTCCCACACGTGACGAGCtgaaaataaaatgacaaaCGAAAATCAGACACATTCGAAAGGAAGAACGCAAAAGCACGAAAATATAAAAGCGTCGAAggaaacaataaattcaattGTAACTTCGTGCGCGTGGAACGGTTGTGGCGTAAAAGAATATAATACATTTGACAACAGttgcttacatatatacatactatgtgtatgtataaattttttggttttgaagtAACTtctgtaaattaattaattaagagcGATAAGAAAACGAATGTGACTGTTCACTTTTCGTGACAAATGCCGCGAACAAAGTTATTGAAGTAGTACGAAATTGTACCATTAACACACAAATTTACACACATGCATCACTGTGTGTATATCGTACACATGTATGTTAGTATGTAGACGCTTTCTTTGTCCTTTTAATGTTCATTTCTGCATCGCACTCCTTTCCGCCTTTTttcatgtaagtatatatggaCAAAGTACTAATTGCAGATGGCGTGTGAAAAAGGCACGTGTGACAGCAATGTATTAATACCGGTTTATACAGTGttgtttaaaaaagtagaaacgCTACATGCAGTGTTTTAAAAGTACTGAGTATATATTGTAACATATATAACATTTTGTAACTGCctacttgaagagaaaatgacgtttgcaaaatttcaaaacggtatcttaaaaactgagggactagttcgtatatatacagacggacggacggacggacggacggacagacagacagacgggtcgagaatcgactcagctcaacatactgatcatttatatatatatactttataggatctccgacgcttctttctggttgttacaaacatcgtgacaaacttaatataccctgttcagggtataataaggcTGTTACTACAGAAGTAAGTATGTATAACATTTTTCCAACTGTAGGTTGATTGGCTTATTATAAAATGataacatttttgtagtacgatttgttctGTGATTCAAAATAGGCCAGAGTTTCGGTGATCACCCCTTAatttgacgaaaatttcttcctagCGAGTATTCTTTTATcatctgagaacagaaaataaaagcaaGCGCTAGATATAGAGAATACAGGTCCTTCCATTTTCATTGGCTTAGGTGACTAATTAACATAACCATGCTAAAAGTCTTTAGACACATCACAGCAAACAGCACTATTTATAGGGACCAAGATCCAAGAGACTATACTATATTGTTATCTTTTCGTAGAGTACAGTGGCAGTCTTTAGTGAATGCCTGTCCTTAGCACTAATAATCGAATGCCTACAAAGACAGTTTCTTCACAAGTATAGTTCGATGCCAACAAATCACGTGCCAAATCGAAGGCTACAATATTTATCAATaagctaggttaggttagatggttgACCTCTTAGTGTAACTGTCGGATCACATTTAGACTGTTATATGAACATAAGTGTTATGTCAAGCCGGAAGGCAAACTCCAATAGTGGGATATTAGCTATAGGCAAAACTCCCCGAACCTATCACAAATCTGGTTAGGTGttttatttctacatattttcgatatttcaCCCGGATACGTAAAAAAATGAGACCCGACGTATTTTTGCCTTCATGTGGCAAATACAGAACATTCGAGTaggaagtgttgagatgattatatttcaaaacagCCGATGTAGTCCCGCATGAATCTCGATCAGACAGTGTTCAGTCAGAACTCTTGCAAGCATTGAATGGTGGACCTTGCTGAGAGCGAAGGGCCCACTAGACTTCTTCCGATTTACCTTGGGCCAGAAAGACCTTGCGGTTGCACAGATGCTGTAGGttgaccaacgcttgctgaACTGATCTGAGGTTCAGCAGTCTAGTGTTAACCCACAAGAAGCCAACGGAGCCCCTACCCGTTCCCATTCCGCAGTTATTGAGAATGAAGTACCTGCCCTAGCAAGCTTAGCCTTACAATTTCCTGCTACACCGCTGTGGTCAGGCACCAAAACCACTCTAATCGATTTAAAATAGATCGGTGCTATAGATAAGAAGTCTAGACATCCTTTTACTATTATTGAGCGCACTGTAAACGAACTCAAAACTTATATCGCTGACCTACTAACAGAGTGCATAGTAGTACTGACTGAAGGAGGCTGCGCTTCGGATCAGTATATCTACTTTTACCTTTATGGCGGCCACTTTCGCTTGAAAGATGCCTAAAAATGGAGCTGGTGAAAAGTATTTGACACTCCCCGCAAACTTTGATCCATCCACACAAAGGCTCATCGTCCCTCTTTGTCAGCGAGTTTTTCCCTATCATGCTTCCCTCGAAGATATGTTAGCAGGGCAGCGGCCAGCACAGCTAGGCTCGACGATCTAATAATCTAACTATTTtggaattaaataaaagtattcGAGATTTTGAGAATGTTCCGGCTCGCAGTCATCTGTGGACCCAGATTTTCCGAGTCTGTTCGCGTAGATGGGTACCAGCCAATTGCACCAAAGCGTGACACCTCGTTGCAGTTGTGCTGGTATAATGTCATCCGGCTCAGGGGATTATCAATGgcgaatataatatataaattataaaatcaaaattttttagtaaatatgtttCGAAGTATGTGCATGAGGTGACTAAGTAAGGAAATAAAGGTGGTGTGAGGAGAAATATTAGATAACcttcaatttataaaaattactttaaaagatCTGCAAACTATTTACTTACCCCAGCATAATGAGGCGATAACAGTTTTTCGATGATGGCACACTATCATCACATAGCGATAAACCGATGCCAGTTCCATTAGCGAAATCCTCTACAGCTTCGATTACGTCCAAATTACCATCGACCATTGGTGGATGCAACTCTGTGTGGCTTACCACACGACTACTCGTCGTAACCGTGCCATTGCTACCGCTTGCGCCGACATCATCCAGAAATGTAACCACATGCGATGTAGTCGTCGAGTGCATTGGTGTTGTTGTAGCCATAGATGGTGGAGGTGTTGTGGTTGCTGCGGTCATAAAACCACCGCCATTGCTGCTGCTCATGTCGCGCACGTGGTCACGTATTGTATCCGAAATGGAATTGGTTAGATTTTTGAGCGGGTCATTTACGGCCACTTCGGCATAGTCATTATTATTACTACGCGCGCAAAACCAATTTCGACATCGATCCATTTTGCCACCATCGGCAACATCAAACGCGCCCATCAACCGGCGTATAGGCAAAGCGTGCAAACCGTTAACAATAATCGAGATGGCGAATTCGAATTCGCGTAATATTCTAATGCCGCATTGCGGATATTGGTGTGTATTTTCACAACTTCGccacaataaaagaaaattgaaaaaatttaaaaggaaaaCCAACAGCGAAATCACAATGGTTGCCTAGTCGAAAGTAATCAAAATATACCGAAATTGATTAACGAAAAGCTGGAGTATATTACTTCTGAgcgcacacatgtatgtatatatgtatgtatgtgtgtaataatgggatttttcatttatttttggaccgttattgtctttatttttcaGGTTTTTACAATATCTGTTCGAgtattattttggttattgtAATGGATTAATTCCCTCCATGCACACATGTATTcgaatttatttcaattcatttattttcaaacgTTTCACTtcgttttttaattgaaaattggaaatagttcaatttgtttttcagtttgtgtatattagtttatttaattgaaactaGGAAATGTATATTGTTCCGCTCTAAATCATTTCTTTGAAAATCAGTGTTGCCGAATCTGCAATGGAAGGAGAATTTAGTGGGTTCATTAAAAAAGTACCTGTAGCTTATTTTAGATAGCAAATTCAATaattaataacaagaaaaactttacaaatacaaaagaatcATTAAAGAACTTGTATGGCAATTAACGGATTTTTTAATAGGGACACTACAAAAGCAGACCGATAGAGACAATAAACGACGTCATATTATTTTCCgctcttttaacatttctctccaGTAAGGCTTGTCATATCATCATAACATATAcgaatcaaattaaattattaaaatttactaccgaaattcggagtcagtagCTTCAACTGTAAGAGCGCTACGcccaatttctggtcgtcagcaTAGTCCTGTCAGAACAACAATTGAGGgtctagtgaaaaaatttgaatccacaggcacagtaaaaaaatgttcccatgCCAGTGAGAATAtagctgccgctagcgcatccattgaggaagacccaaatcagtctctgaCATGCCGTTCTCAAGAGTAGGGCATCTCTCTGACgccgttgtggcgaattttgcgaaaagatattggcctacatccttacatgatcaaattgacacaagaactgaagccacttgacCACGACAATCGTCGTACgctcgtgaattgggctgagcagcaacttgaaaatgatctatattttcatcaaaaaatcatcttcagcgctGACTCACATTTGTGGCTGAatagcttcgtcaataagcaaaatgtgcgttattggtcaggcagcaatccacggCGTCATTGAGCCGTCTTCTTcagtgatgatcaagaccgcttaatgataactgaatatttctcacccgaattggatgaaatagacttggacaatatgtgttTCTAACATGACGGCGCCACAAGTCACGCATCGAAtgtcacaatcaatttattgaaaaccaagtttggtgaacgtgttatctcacgaaatggccatGTCAATTGGCCGcttcggtcgtgcgatttgacaccGTTAAACTATTTCCTGCCGGGGCGACTTTCCGTACATAACCGTTTTTgtactattttaaaaaaaatttaaaaataaccgTTATGCAACACAACATGTTCCGTATGAGTACGAGagtaactttttatatttcgaaaCACTTTTGCTACTCTGTTTGGCATACATATCTCTAAAACGTGCATTGAATGCATCAACCGCTTCTTCAGGTGCCGAAAGCGTTGAccttttaagtttattatttttaattacgggaataaaaagaagctATTCGGCGAAGTGGTACACATATTTCGAAGTGGTAGACGTATTTCGAAACACcgctatcgtatttttttaacatttctctcgactaATTGATACCAACCTTTTTGTGAGCGAATTACAAATTGTGAGGAATCCAAGGTTCATGCAAAATTGAATGACCATATCATAAATAGTTTCGGGAGCAACAACGAATTTCAGACTACTTTTACAAAATTCGTCTTGAATTGATgtattcaccataccatcgataaacattgAGCTTTGTTGGACCTTCATCGCCAAAAATAGAATAAAGTTCATCGGTGCATTCTTgatgagttaatccacgtcgaaaattGAGAGAAAACAATTGCGCGAAAATATTCgcaattttttacgatttttggatgagatgaatattttaagttactataaACAACAGAAACAGCGCTCAAATGCCCAAACATACTGAGTATATACTCCATACACAATATTTACGTATGTAACAAAATACAAGCAACTATTCACATtgcattttaattactttttgaccttttagatttatttaatttagaatttgtaattgttttaaTACCGTTATCATAATTTCCTCTAACAAACTGCCTGAATTGAACTTTGAGTTGTGAACTTAATTGCAAAGGCTTATGTACATaacacatatataatatataggaTAATACCCAGCAATTATGCAGATGTTAGTGTTCGACCACAGGAGAatgtaaaaagttaataaagtACGGCATATGTGTGAATACTTCTAGCGCTGTAGGACTTTCACACATATCTGCACACTTAATTAACGTAAACTCTCCAATTTATTTCAGACTAAATTCGCAAATACACGAACAAATATAACCGCAATTTTAGTGAGTTTTGTGCATAACAATGCAAAACAGTCACGTGGGTAAAACGCTCTGAGTTTTTGTCactgaaattgaattgtttagTTATTTTCCATTATCTGTAGAAgtggaatatacatatttatttgatttctttttcaCCTTGCAAAACTTTTAATGCTGTGAACTGTTTTACAAATAAACTGTCAATCACAAAAGTTTGAGATTTTGTAGGACTCGCGTAtaactaaaattgaaaaaaaaaataaaatcaattatgtTTTATATGGTGTGGAGTGAGTAGTTGTTTGGTTTGCTAGATGAACATATTGCAAAATTATAAGTCAATTCTTTACAATTactaattaaattgtttttcaaattatattacTCATTCCCTGTAGAACTATTTATAATAgatgtattatatttaaaactgtaTATCGCCACCCACAGCAGCCAAGGCGTTTCAGTGCTTTATTAAGACTCGATTGGAACCAACATTTAAGAGAGCTCCAACAAATATATCCGCGGCGAATGGAGCCATATGTAGAAGTTAacgcagatgaggaaagttttctgagcgccattcacttgggagtggccagaaacgattcttttacatatggctcaagcagctcaccacttccggtcttagaccaagtatcctttaGCCAtcagtttgaaggcgagctaaagtgagaaagcgaaataTCGCTCCCCAGAGTTATGCTCTGAGTTAAGGATCCACCAAGTAAAATAACGCCCCCCatgaaaagaacaaaacagtgtcggatgagagaccccccttttcatgacgaccatggcaaacgaattaaagATTATAATGGTGCGGGATTCGTAGTGAGAGAGAGACTCAGTCGCAGAGTCTTAGCATTCACttcggtggatgaacgtctagccacaatcgcCTTCATAGTGAAggtcttcaacatatcgctgatttgtgccCACGCCCCTATGGAACAGAAagacgatatgaccaaagataTCTTCTATGAGCGATTGGAAATCACCAATGACAACtccccccgccacgatgtcaaactcgtgcttgacgactttaacgTCAGGGTGGCAAAGGAGGTACCTTTGGCACAACGGTTGATAAATTCAGCTTTCACGATGAAACCTtcacaaatgggttgaggccGATCGACTTCGCTGGATCCCGAAATATGGTAAGCTGTAGTGCTAGTTTCGAGCATAGGAAAAATCATCAAGCTACCTTGCtctctccggatcgaaaagccaccaaccagatcgatcaagttgtgatagacggaagacacgtttccgttgttttagacgtgcgtacgctcagAGGTCCTAACTTTGACTTGGACCATTatattgttgcagccaagatacgcgaccgcctctgtgcagcaaaaaacgcacctCAACaagcacaaggaaggttcgacgtctagaagctgcaatcacagtagaaagccgaacgattttctactcgacttgcactcctgctctctgagagcaatcatcagcaactcggtgtaagggaactgtggaacaGCATTTCAAGCTATTTTCGAACAGCAGCAAACGAAACCAttcgttttcggaaaatgcaacagaacagctggtacgatgtgGAGTGCTGTGTgggcagtggagagaaaacagtcTGCCTACCTGGCAAcggtgagtacgaagagcttgacaagcggGCCGCCAAAAAAAATTCTCTACCTTGGAATCAGCgtttacaacaataacatcGTCAGCATCCAAATTCAATCCAGATTAACGATTGCCAaccggtgct from Bactrocera tryoni isolate S06 chromosome 5, CSIRO_BtryS06_freeze2, whole genome shotgun sequence includes these protein-coding regions:
- the LOC120777592 gene encoding GTP-binding protein Rhes, which codes for MGAFDVADGGKMDRCRNWFCARSNNNDYAEVAVNDPLKNLTNSISDTIRDHVRDMSSSNGGGFMTAATTTPPPSMATTTPMHSTTTSHVVTFLDDVGASGSNGTVTTSSRVVSHTELHPPMVDGNLDVIEAVEDFANGTGIGLSLCDDSVPSSKNCYRLIMLGSSRVGKSSIVARFLGNRYDDAYTPTIEDFHRKLYRIRNEVYQLDILDTSGHHPFPAMRRLSFMTGDIFILVFSMDSRESFEEVVRLRENILETKWAALNPGSGMKKKSLPKIPMVLAGNKCDLEPKKVQLDEVMGYIAGQDNCCVFVECSARQNFRIDDLFYALFMVSNLPLEMAPNHHRRVVSVFGAPSPLPPHTTVGGSKKNALSIKRRFSDACGVVAPNARRPSIRTDLNLMRSKTMAMNEGDGAGVARRNMCALM